One window of the Lonchura striata isolate bLonStr1 chromosome 9, bLonStr1.mat, whole genome shotgun sequence genome contains the following:
- the TM2D1 gene encoding TM2 domain-containing protein 1 gives MAARSGAAEALLLLLLCFAALEGAAGSEPPLKCEELRLGQYMCDEPKIDNSTQEPMNCTNHTAYVQCLPAPNITCKDHLGIEKFFTGREVGFYKPIECRNVNGYSYKVAVALSLFLGWLGADRFYLGYPALGLLKFCTVGFCGIGSLIDFILISMQIVGPSDGSSYIIDYYGARLTRLSITNATFRKMQSYP, from the exons ATGGCCGCCCGGAGCGGCGCGGCTGAGGCgctgctcctgcttctcctctgcttCGCAGCCCTGGAGGGAGCGGCGGGCTCGGAGCCGCCGCTCAAGTGCGAGGAGCTGCGGCTGGGGCA ATATATGTGTGATGAGCCTAAAATAGACAATAGCACACAAGAACCAATGAATTGCACAAATCACACAGCATATG TTCAATGTCTGCCAGCACCAAATATTACTTGCAAAGATCACCTTGGCATAGAGAAATTCTTTACGGGACGTGAAGTTGGATTTTACAAGCCTATTGAGTGTCGCAATGT AAATGGATACTCCTACAAAGTGGCAGTGGCTCTGTCCTTATTTCTTGGATGGTTGGGAGCAGATAGATTTTATTTAGGATATCCTGCATTAG gtTTATTAAAGTTCTGCACTGTAGGGTTTTGTGGAATTGGGAGCCTAATTGATTTCATACTTATTTCAATGCAG atCGTTGGCCCTTCCGACGGCTCCAGTTACATCATTGATTACTACGGGGCCAGGCTGACCCGCCTCAGCATCACCAATGCAACCTTCAGGAAAATGCAGAGCTATCCCTAA